Genomic segment of Streptomyces sp. NA02950:
GCCCCGGACGGGGGAGGTGTCCTCCTCGGGGCGGGGGATCGGGTAGCGCAACACCATGCCGTCGGCCGCGACGAACACCACTCCGTCCGCGTCCAGTTCCAGGCGCTGGTCGAGGGTGGCGGCCCAGGTGCGGCCGAACCAGCCGCCGCAGGTGTGGGCGGAGACGAAGGCGCGCTCCAGGACCAGCGGCAGCGCCCCGGGCAGGATCACGTCCGTGGCCGACATGACCATCTCGCCGGTGGCGACGTCCACCGGGTCGTTCTCGCAGTCCCTGTCGCCGGTCTTCTGGTCGTGGCCGCCCTTGCTGTTCGCCCGCTTGCCTGCCTCGCCGTCCCGGCCCAGCGCCTTCCTCCGCGCGGCCAGACGCGCGGCGGCGTTCTTGCCCGACTTCAGCCCCCTGCGCAGCGCGCTCCCGCCACCGGTGGCCAGGGCCAGCAGCAGTGTCGGGGTGATTTCGCCCGCCGTACGCAGCGGATCCTGGGACCACCCCTTCCAGTTTTCGATGGCTTTTGCGAACTCCCGGGGGTGCTGGGCTATGTACGCCGCGCCGTCCGCCATGCCCGCCAGCTGCATCGAGAATCCGCCCAGGTCCCCTTTGACCAGCGAAGCGGGGAGCTCAGCCAGACTGAGGATGCTGTGATGGGCCTTCCACAGCCCGTCCTTGAGGCTTTCCCCGCGCTTTTCCCAGTTGCTCGGCTTGTCCGGAGCCTTCCCCGTCGCGTCGTCGATCTTCTTCTTCGACGCGTCGACGACCAGCTGAAGCTCTTCGATCAGCTTGTCCAGCCGCTTGACGCAGTCGTCCATCGCTGAGACGCCGGGGTCGGTCTCCGAAGGCCGCTCCGGTAGCTGCTCGTCGCCGCGCTGGACAGCGTCGTTGTACGTCTCGACCTTCTTGTTGTGCGCTTTGGAGGCCGCCCGCGCCCGGTCCGCCGCATCGATGATCGGCTCACACCGCTTCTGCACCGACCGCAGCTTCCTGGCGTATGCCGCCAGCGCACTGGCCGCATGCGTGAACTCATCGTGACCCGACTTCAGTTCCTTCGGCAGCCGGTCGACCGCCTTGCGGAACTCACCCGCGCCCCTGCCCTGCCAATCGGTCAGCCCCAGCGGCCGCAGCGTGTCCTTGCCGTCCTGGAAAGCCCCCGCATACGCCCGCAACTCCAGCACCAGGTCATCGATATCGCCCGGATTCCCGGGTATCAGATCCTTGGCCTTGGCCCCCGCCGGTATACGAACCTGCGGGGGCCGCCCCGCGTCCGGATCGCCCATCAGGACTCGTCCTCGTACTCACGCAGCAACGGGTCCACAAACTTCTGCAAGCCCGACTTCCCCGGACGCTTCTCCATCTCCGGCACGCCCACGTTCTCCCACGACCACTTGCCCGCAGCCCCCGACGGGAGCTTGGCCAGGTTCGCGTCCGAGGGCCAGAAGTCCTTCACCCGCAGCAGATCCGCCATCATGTACCCGGCGATCGCCTCGTACAGCCGATCCACCACCACATCCGCATGGTCCGCCAGCTCACCCATGCCAAAGCCCCACGCCTTGATGAACTCCTTGCCGGACGCCAGGAGTTCGGGCGCACCGCAGTGCTGGAGATAGGCCGTCAGCGTCTCCTGCCCGTTCTTGACCGCCCGGGCCCCGGCCACCGACTCCTCCAGCGGGAGGATCACGCTCTTCACCGAAGCGATCTCGATCTTGTAGCCGTCGGCGCCCTCGTTACCCCCGTACTTGCCGTGCTCACCACCCTCACTGGGCGCGCGGTTCACATTCCTCGCGTCAGGATCCCCCACGGCCCTCCCCCTCCTCCTGAGCCTCCGCCGCCTCGCGCAGCACCCGCGCATCCAGCAGGAAGGGCCGCTCACCCAGCGGATCCACCAACGCCCGCACACCCTCCGGCAGTAGCCCCACCAGATCCTCGACCGACGTCGACGCCCATGAGCACGCACCCGCGAAGCGCGCGAGACCAGGTATCGACGTGAACACAGGCACGATCGCCCCCGCGTCCCCGGTCTCCGAGACCAGGAAGCCCGGTTTCTCCGGACGCTGGAAGTACAAGCGCGCCTCGCGCAGCGCCACCCACTTCTCCCGCTCCGACATCCCCGCAGCGGTCTCCGCGCGCACGAGATCCGCCAGCGTCTCTCGGCCGCCCTGATCCGGCGGCCGGTGGTTCCCTCCCCCAGACATGCGGGCTATCTTCACACACGTGTCCGACACCTTGGGTAACCGACACGCCGCTCTTCGCAGCCACCGCTCACACAACAGTGGCCGCCCTGGTGACCCAGGACGGCCTGTTCGGTGTGGCGGAGACACGGCAGGCTACGCGCCGAACTCCCCAGCCCGGAGGCTGCCGATGAACGCTCCCCACTCGGCTATGTGGAAGGCGAGCTGCGGTCCCTGCGCGTGCTTGGAGTCCCGCACGTGGATGGCGACGGGGCCGGTGGCCACCTCGACGCACATGCCGCCCTCACTACTGCTGTAGCTGCTCTTGAACCACATCAGCTCGGACGCGCCTGCTCCCTCTTGCTTGATGTTCATAGTTCTCCCCGCAGCTTCTCGATGAACTCCAGCGACTCCCGTGGCCTGAGAGCCTGTGCCCTGATGATGCCGTACCGTTGCTCGATTTCACGGACCGATTTTCGGTCCGTGAGCAACCTGCTGACGTTCTGGGCCTCGGCGTAGGCCATGATCTGCCGCCCCTGCGGTTCCAGCAGGGCGAAGGGGCCAGCCGTTCCGGCGTGATCCTCCAAGGTTGTGGGCATGACCTGGAGCTCCACGTTTCGCATTCGCCCGATGTGCAGCAGGCGTTCCAACTGCCCGCGCAGCACCTCAGTGCCGCCATAGGGACGACGTAGCACCGCCTCTTCGGTCACAAAGCTCATGATGGGTGCGGGTCGACGATTGAGGAGTTCCTGTCGGGCCAGTCGGGCGGCCACCCGCTGCTCGACGGTTTCCTCCTCCAGTAGCGGCCGCTGCATGTTGAGTACGGCGCGGGCGTAGTCCTCGGTCTGGAGCAACCCGTTGACTACCAGGCACTCGTACGCGTGGAACTCCGTCGCCTGCGCCTCCAGCCTCGCCGCCCCGCGAAAGAACGCCGGAAGCCGCGCCTTGGACACCTCATCCCGCGCCGCCCGCAGCACCCCGAACGCGTCCAGCACCTCGTCTGCCGCATCCAGGAACTCCGGCTGTGGCGCCCGCCGTCCCTGCTCCACCGAGGACACCTGCTCCTCGCTGTATCCGATCGCTTCGCCCAACTGCGCCTGTGTGAGCCCCGCCCGCTCGCGGAAGAGCTTCACCTGCTTGCCCAAGCACTTGAGGATGTCCGCCCCGTTCTCACTCTGTCCCGGCCGCTCCGCGGCTGTCATGTCCTGCCACCTCCCGTGTGCAAGAACCTCGCGCCTCCCCACCCGCGTCACGGCATCACTCCCGTACGCGCACTTTCCGTGCCCGTACAGCGACCCTGGGTACTCGCGAGCTGCCTGGTCAGGCTATGCGCGCTTCGCCACGCTCGGTGACGTGAATGGCGAAAATCCCCCTGGCAGTACGCTCGGCGGCGGCGCGCAACTCCCGGCCCCGCCCGGCACGTTCGAGATGTTCTTCACCTCCTCCCGGCACGGCGCCCGGCTCGCCCGGCGTCTCGTCGTCCGCAGACTGGAGGAATGGGGCGTTCCGCGGGACAGCGACGCCTCGCACGGCCTCGCCCTGCTCGCGGGTGAGCTCACGGCGAATGCCGTGAGTCACGGGCATGTTCCCGGTCGGCACTTCCACCTCCGCCTCACCTGTCAGCCCCCACCCGGGCCCGGAGAGCGTCGCTCTCCGGTCACCGCCCGTATCGAGGTGTCCGACGCACGAGGCGAGCGGCGCCCCGAGCTCCGGGATCACGCCGCCAGGGGGACGGCCCACCAGGAGGAGCACGGACGCGGGCTGGTGCTCATCGACGCGCTCGCCTCGAAGTGGGGCGTGACGGACCGCACCGTCGGCAAGACGGTGTGGTGCGAATATGCCCTGCCGTCCGATGGGTCATGGCCGGAGTGGGTCACACGGGACACCGGAGCCGACGATGGGCGATGATAGGTGCATAGACGAGCGGGCCCGCCATGGTGAAGGAGTGTTGGCCGTGGAGTACGGACGTCTGCGGGAAATCGCGGAGCAGCTCTCTGAGCATGCCCCGGACCCGTTCCGAGGCTACGAGATCAGCGGTGACGAGATCGTCATGATGATGTCCCCTTCGCGCCCGCACGAGTTCATCACCTTGCGTCTTCGTCAGCAGCTCGACCGGCAGATCCCGTCGTTCCTGGTCGCGCACACCGGCGGAGAGGTGGAAGACGCCTCCCTCGGGAAACTCCGGCGTCCTGATCTGATCGTCGTCCCCGACGCGGTCTTCGCAGAGAACACGATGGCGCCGTTCCATCCCCGTGATGTCGCCTTGGTCGCCGAGGTCGTCTCTCCGTCGAATCACTCCACCGACTACGTCGAGAAGATGCAGGACTATCCGGCGATGGGTATCCCCCTCTACCTTCTCGTCGACCCACGGAAGGGCACCATCGCGGCCTTGTCCGACCCCGGCGCCGGTCCTGGCGGCGAGGGTCCTCGCTATCGGACGCGCAGTGACTACGTCTTCGGTGACAAGGTGACCATCGGTGACTGGACCCTCGCGACCACGGATCTACGGACCTACCCTGAGGACCGCTGACTCCTCGCGAAGCGCGCGCCGGATGGTTTTCGGAATGTCTCCCATGGGCGGGATCCTGATCCGTGCGGTCAGCGTGCCGAGGGCGAACGCAGGTGCGGTCAGTCATCCGAGTGACACGATGTGTGAAGAGGGTAAGGCCGTGGCGCGCTCGCCGAGCAGGTCTGCCCGGCTCCGTTCCTGCACAGGCCTTCTGTAGGAACTCGACAGCAGGGCTCACACGCCCCTGTGGGCGCTCGATTCCTCTTCCAGGGCCTCGGACCGATAGTTTGCGGGGGTAGGGGTCGGCACGCACTGTGACGCCCGGCACGAAATCGACACGAGATCGACAAGAGAAGGTGGTCCCTTGAGCCGCTCGGTTCTCGTCACCGGAGGCAACCGCGGCATCGGCCTCGCCATCGCGCGCGCCTTCGCCGACGCAGGCGACAAGGTCGCCATCACCTACCGGTCCGGTGAGCCGCCGACCGGCTTCCTCGCGGTGAAGTGCGACATCACCGAGCCCGAGCAGGTCGAGCAGGCGTACAAGGAGATCGAGGAGAAGCACGGCCCGGTCGAGGTCCTGATCGCCAACGCCGGCGTCACCCGCGACCAGCTGCTGATGCGGATGACGGAGGAGGACTTCTCCGCCGTCCTCGAGACCAACCTCACCGGCACCTTCCGCGTGGTGAAGCGGGCCAACCGCGGCATGCTGCGGGCCCGCAAGGGCCGCGTGGTGCTGATCTCCTCCGTCGTCGGGCTGCTGGGCGCGGCGGGGCAGGCCAATTACGCGGCCTCCAAGGCGGGCCTGGTGGGCTTCGCCCGCTCCCTCGCCCGTGAGCTGGGCTCGCGCAACATCACCTTCAATGTGGTCGCGCCCGGCTTCATCGACACGGACATGACGCGCGCGCTCAGCGACGAGCAGCGCGAGGGCATCGTGCAGCAGGTGCCGCTCGCGCGCTACGGGCAGCCCGAGGAGATCGCCGCGGCGGTCCGCTTCCTGGCCTCCGACGAGGCCGCGTACATCACTGGAGCCGTCATCCCTGTCGACGGCGGATTGGGCATGGGTCACTGAACGTCATGAGTGGAATTCTCGCCGGTAAGCGCATCCTGGTCACGGGCGTCATCACCGAGTCGTCCATCGCCTTCCACGCCGCCAAGCTGGCCCAGGAGGAGGGTGCCGAGGTCATCCTCACCGGCTTCGGCCGGGTCTCCCTCGTCGAGCGGATCGCCAAGCGGCTGCCCAAGCCCGCCCCGGTGATCGAGCTGGACGTCCAGAACCAGGAGCAGCTGGACGGGCTGGCCGACAAGGTGCGCGAGCACCTCGGCGAGGGTGTCGACCTCGACGGTGTGGTGCACTCCATCGCCTTCGGCCCCCAGGGCGCCTTCAACTTCCTCGAGGGCAGCTGGGAGGACGTCTCCACCGCGGTGCACGTCTCGGCGTACAGTCTCAAGGCGCTCACCATGGCCTGTCTTCCGGTCATGCCGCGTGGCGGCTCGATCGTCGGCCTGACCTTCGACGCGCAGTTCGCCTGGCCGAAGTACGACTGGATGGGTGTCGCCAAGGCCGCCCTGGAGTCGACCAGCCGCTACCTCGCCCGCGACCTGGGTGAGCAGAACGTGCGCTGCAACCTGGTCTCGGCCGGGCCGATCAAGTCCATGGCCGCGAAGTCCATCCCGGGCTTCGAGGAGCTGGCGGACGTGTGGAACCACCGGGCCCCGATCGGCTGGGACCTCACCGACCCCGAGCCCGCCGGGCGCGGCGTCGTGGCCCTGCTGTCGGACTGGTTCCCGCGTACCACCGGAGAGATCGTGCATGTCGACGGCGGTGTGCACATGATGGGCGCCTGAGCCCTTCCACGGCCGCCACGGGCACAACGGCCGCCGCTCCGCCTCCCGCACCGCGCGGGGGCGGGGCGGCGGCCGTCCGGTGTACGGACGCGTTAGCCCGATCGGGCCAGCCGGACGGGCGTACGGGTGGTGTTCCGCGCAATGTGGAGTACGTAAGACGACGACGTACGACGAACCGACTCGCGAGCGACAGCACGGCCGAGGAGGTCCCGCCATGCGTACGACCCGGCGCGTCGCCGCCGCAGGCTTGATCGTCGCAATGGCCGGGTCCGCCGTCGCCGTGTCCCACTCCGCGGCCCAGGAGCGCCCCCGCCCCCGTACCGCCGCGTGCAGCACCTGGGTGCGCGGTTCGCACGCCACCGCGAGCTGCTTCAACCCCAATGCGAGCGCGGACCGGGTGCAGCTGCACGTCGAATGCGCCCGCTGGTGGGATCCGGACATGGACGCCCGTCCGATCGAGGTCGGCCCGGCCCAGCACGTACGGCTCGCCGAACGCTGCTGGAAGGAGATCCGCAAGGCGTGGGTGAGCCACCGCTGAGCGCTCCGCGGGAAGTGCGCGAGGTGCCGTCGTGCGGCTGCGGCTGCGTCGTGGCAGGTCGCGCAGTTCCCCGCGCCCCTTCGGGGCGCAACCGAACCGCACCGGACTTGCGCGAGGCCGCTGGGGACCTCCCTGCGGTGGCTGGAGCAGCCTGGCCGTGGGCGGCTGGGGTCAGCCGCGCGTGACCTGGCGGCAGCCGAACGGGTGCGTGCTCGCCTCGGCCGCGGCCCGCTCTCCGTCCCGCTCCCGGATCGCGTCCACCATCCGCGCGTGGTCCACATGCAGCTCCGGCCGCATCGCGCCGTCCACGTCCGCGCGCAGGAAGTCCCGCACCACAGCGCCGAGGTCCGCGTACAGCTCCGCCAGCACGTCGTTGTGGGAGGCGGCCACCACCGCCATGTGCAGGGTCGCGTCCGCCTCGACGAACGCCTCCAGATCACCCGATTCCCAGGCCCGCTCCCGCCGGTCCAGCTGGGCGTCCAGCCCCTTGAGCTCCTGCTCGGTACGGCGCTCCGCGGCCAGCCGCGCCGCCTTCGTCTCCAGGGCGCTGCGCAGCTCGGCCACATGCCGCGGGTCGGCGGCGGCGAAGCGGCGGTGCATCACCCCGGCCAGCTCGCTGGTGGCCAGCACATAGGTGCCCGACCCCTGCCGGATGTCCAGCAGACCGTTGTGGGCGAGCGCCCGCACCGCCTCGCGCACGGTGTTACGGGCCACGCCCAGCTGTTCCACCAGCTCGGGTTCGGTGGGGATCCGCGAGCCCACCGGCCATTCGCCCGAGGTGATCTGGGCGCGCAGCTGGGAGATCACCTGGTCGGCGAGGACGGAGCGCTGGGGCGAGGTCAGCGGCATGACTCTCCTGTGCCTGGGGCGGGGAAGCGAGCACTTCCATGATGCCGTCCGGGATGCCGTCCGGCCGTCACCGTGCGGTCATGGCCGACTGGACAGCTATTCATCCCATCATTCTATGATGGTCGGCATGCCAGCACACGACGACCTCGCGACACTCGACAGTCCGGCCTCCCCCAGCGCCACCCGGGAGTCCGGGCCCGGCGCCACCGGCTTCCCCTGGCGCGGATGTCTCCTGGTCGTCGGAATCCTGCTCGCCGCCCTCAACCTCCGGCCCGCCGTCACCAGCCTCGGCCCGCTGCTCGAGGAGGTCCGTGCCGACCTCGGGATGAGCGGCACCGTCGCCGGACTCCTCACCTCGGTGCCCGCGGTCTGCTTCGCGCTCTTCGGGCTCACCGCACCCCGGCTGGCCCGGCGCTGGGGGCCCGGCGCCGTCGTCTGCGCCGGTCTCGCCGCCGTCACCGCGGGCCTGGCACTGCGTCCCCTCGCGGGCGGCACCCCGGCCTTCCTGGGCGCCAGCGCGCTCGCGCTGGCCGGTATAGCCGTCGGCAACGTCCTGATGCCCGTGATCGTCAAGCGCTGGTTCCCCGACCGGGTGGGCGCGATGACCGGTCTGTACTCCATGGGCCTCTCGCTCGGCACCGCGGCCGCCGCGGCGGCCACCGTGCCCATGACCCGTGCGCTGGACGTCAGTTGGCGGGCCGGGCTCGGGATGTGGTCGCTGCTCGCCGCCATCGCCCTGGTGCCCTGGCTGTTCCTCGCCCGTGACCGTACGAAGGACGAGGGCCGTACGAAGGACGAACGGCCCCGCGGTCGGTCCGCCGGGGAGCCGCGGCCCGGTACGGCCGGGTCCGCCGCCGGGCGTACGGCCCCGATCACCCGGAGCCCCATCGCCTGGGCGATGGCCGTCTTCTTCGGCCTCCAGGCCACCGCCGCGTACATCACCATGGGCTGGATGCCGCAGATCTTCCGGGACGCGGGCGTCTCGGCCTCCACCGCCGGGGTGCTGCTGGCCGTGATCATGGCCATGGGGGTGCCGCTGTCCTTCGTGCTGCCGCCGATCGCGGCCCGGCTGCGCCATCAGGGCGTGCTGGCCGTGATCCTCGGGGTCTTCGGGCTCACCGGCTACGCGGGGCTGTATCTGGCCCCGGCGCAGGGCGCCTGGCTCTGGGCCCTGCTGCTCGGCGTCGCCAACTGCGCCTTCCCGCTCGCCCTCACGATGATCGGCATGCGGGCGCGGACCAGCGCGGGTGTGGTCCGGCTGTCCGCCTTCGCCCAGAGCACCGGCTATCTGATCTCGATCCCGGGCCCGCTGCTGGTCGGCGCGCTCTACCAGCACAGCGGCGGCTGGGGACAGCCGATCGCGCTGATGGCGGCGCTGATGGTGCCGCAGATCGTGGCGGGCGTGCTGGCCGGGCGCAACCGCACCCTCGAGGACGAGAGCTGACCGGCGGCTCCCTGAACGTCTCCGAAGGGCCCCCGGGCCGGGGTTCCGGTCCGGGGGTGGGACACTCGGTGCATGCCTGTGCTCGATGAGAACCCCCCGAACGGCCAGAAGAAGCTGCTGATCATCCTGGGCGTGATGTTCGGCATCACGGTGGTCATCGGTGTGGTCGCCACCCTCGTCTCGCCCTGACTCGTCCCGCCCTGGCGGAGGGGCTTTTGGGGCACCGGGAGCCTTTGGGACCCGGGGGTGGGGCTAGCACCACCATCCCCTAGGGGGACAGGGTCAGGGGTAAGTGGGTGGATCACCGGATGGGAGCGGCCGTGCCCGCTCCGTAAGGTCGAAGCATCCGATGTACCGCCACCCGATCCGCTGTCCCGGAGGCGATCCCCATGTCCCCCCGCAGCCACCCCCGGCCCGTCCCCCCGGCGCACAGCGGCGTGGAGATACGGCTGCCGTGGTGGGCCATCGCGCTCCCCGCCATCGCCTTCGCGGCGCTGCTGCTCCTGCTCACCGGGTCCGCCGATGCCCACGCCGCCACCGGCTCGGGTGCGGTCTCGCAGGTCCTGGGGCTGGTGCGGCAGGTCATCACGCATGAGGGGGCGTGATCGCCGCGATCCCGGCGATCTCCCGCGCCCGCCACCGGCCCGCGGTTACTCACCTTTGATCAGGTCGTTCCCGCACCCTGCGCCTGGACCACCGTTTCATGCGAAGCTGGGACGCATGAGCGTCGATGTGCCCCGCAGGATTGTCCTTCTTCGACACGCCAAGGCCGATTGGCCCCAGGTGGCAGACCATGAGCGGCCGCTCGCAGAGCGCGGTCGCAAGGACGCCCCGGTCGCCGGGCGCCGGCTCGCGGAAGCCGGTCTCACCCCCGAACTGACCCTCTGCTCCACCGCCGTACGCACCCGGGAGACCTGGAAGCTGGTCGTCCACGAGCTGCCCCAGCGCCCCAAGACCGTCTACGAGGAGCGGCTTTACGACGCCTCGCTCGGCGAGCTGCTGGCGGTGCTCAACGAGACCTCCGACGATGTCACCGATCTGCTGGTCGTCGGGCACAACCCCGGGATGCACGCCCTCGCCGACGCCCTGGCGGGCGAGGCCGAGGAGGGCACCCGGGAGCGGATGTCCCGCTCCGGCTTCCCCACCTCCGGGTTCGCGGTGGTGACCTTCAGCGGTTCATGGAAGTCCGTTGAGCACGGTGTCGGCCGCCTCACCACCTTCTGGGCGCCGCACGAGTGAGCGCACCCCACGAGCGAGTGCACCCATCGAGTGAGGGCGCCCCGCGAGTGAGCACACCCCACGCGTGAGCCACCACCGGCCCTCGCCCCGCCGCCGGAGGACGGGGCGAGGGCCGGTGCGCGTCCGGCATCCGCCCGGGGCGGGTCAGTCCACGTGGGCGTCGGCCGCCTCGACCTCTTCGCGGGTCACGCCCAGCAGATACAGCACCGTGTCCAGGAACGGCACGTTCACCGCCGTGTGCGCGGCCTCTCGCACCACGGGCTTGGCGTTGAAGGCGACCCCGAGCCCGGCCGCGTTCAGCATGTCCAGATCGTTGGCACCGTCGCCGATCGCGACGGTCTGCACCAACGGCACCCCGGCCTCGGACGCGAAGCGCCGCAGCAGCCGCGCCTTGCCGGCCCGGTCCACCACCTCGCCGACCACCCGGCCGGTCAGCTTGCCGTCGACGACCTCCAGGGTGTTGGCGGAGGCGAAGTCCAGCCCCAGACGCTCCTTGAGATCGTCGGTGACCTGGGTGAAGCCACCGGAGACCACACCCACCTGGTAGCCGAGCCGCTTCAGGGTGCGGATCAGCGTACGGGCGCCGGGGGTCAGCCGGACCTCCGCCCGCACCTTGTCCACCACGGACTCGTCGATCCCCTTCAGCAGCGCCACCCGCGCATGCAGCGACTGCTCGAAGTCCAGCTCACCACGCATCGCCCGGGCCGTGACCTCGGCGACCTCGGCCTCGCACCCCGCGTGCGCCGCGAAGAGCTCGATCACCTCGTCCTGGATGAGGGTGGAGTCCACGTCCATGACCACCAGCCGCTGCGCCCGGCGCTGGAGCCCCGACGACACCACGGCCACATCGACCCCGATGTCCGCCGCCTCGGTGGCGAGCGCGGTGCGCAGCGGCTCCGTCTCGGCTCCGGAGACCTCGAACTCCACGGCGGTCACGGGGTACTTCGCCAGCCGGAAGATCCGGTCGATGTTCCCGCCGGTGCCGGTGATACGGGAGGCGATGGCGGCCGTGGACTCGGCGGTCAGCGGATGGCCCAGCACGGTGACATGCGACCGGCCGGTGCCGCGCGGCCGGTTGTCGCCCCGGCCGGAGATGATCTCCGCCTGGAGCCG
This window contains:
- a CDS encoding SseB family protein, which gives rise to MSGGGNHRPPDQGGRETLADLVRAETAAGMSEREKWVALREARLYFQRPEKPGFLVSETGDAGAIVPVFTSIPGLARFAGACSWASTSVEDLVGLLPEGVRALVDPLGERPFLLDARVLREAAEAQEEGEGRGGS
- a CDS encoding DUF397 domain-containing protein codes for the protein MNIKQEGAGASELMWFKSSYSSSEGGMCVEVATGPVAIHVRDSKHAQGPQLAFHIAEWGAFIGSLRAGEFGA
- a CDS encoding helix-turn-helix transcriptional regulator gives rise to the protein MTAAERPGQSENGADILKCLGKQVKLFRERAGLTQAQLGEAIGYSEEQVSSVEQGRRAPQPEFLDAADEVLDAFGVLRAARDEVSKARLPAFFRGAARLEAQATEFHAYECLVVNGLLQTEDYARAVLNMQRPLLEEETVEQRVAARLARQELLNRRPAPIMSFVTEEAVLRRPYGGTEVLRGQLERLLHIGRMRNVELQVMPTTLEDHAGTAGPFALLEPQGRQIMAYAEAQNVSRLLTDRKSVREIEQRYGIIRAQALRPRESLEFIEKLRGEL
- a CDS encoding ATP-binding protein, translating into MNGENPPGSTLGGGAQLPAPPGTFEMFFTSSRHGARLARRLVVRRLEEWGVPRDSDASHGLALLAGELTANAVSHGHVPGRHFHLRLTCQPPPGPGERRSPVTARIEVSDARGERRPELRDHAARGTAHQEEHGRGLVLIDALASKWGVTDRTVGKTVWCEYALPSDGSWPEWVTRDTGADDGR
- a CDS encoding Uma2 family endonuclease; this encodes MEYGRLREIAEQLSEHAPDPFRGYEISGDEIVMMMSPSRPHEFITLRLRQQLDRQIPSFLVAHTGGEVEDASLGKLRRPDLIVVPDAVFAENTMAPFHPRDVALVAEVVSPSNHSTDYVEKMQDYPAMGIPLYLLVDPRKGTIAALSDPGAGPGGEGPRYRTRSDYVFGDKVTIGDWTLATTDLRTYPEDR
- the fabG gene encoding 3-oxoacyl-[acyl-carrier-protein] reductase is translated as MSRSVLVTGGNRGIGLAIARAFADAGDKVAITYRSGEPPTGFLAVKCDITEPEQVEQAYKEIEEKHGPVEVLIANAGVTRDQLLMRMTEEDFSAVLETNLTGTFRVVKRANRGMLRARKGRVVLISSVVGLLGAAGQANYAASKAGLVGFARSLARELGSRNITFNVVAPGFIDTDMTRALSDEQREGIVQQVPLARYGQPEEIAAAVRFLASDEAAYITGAVIPVDGGLGMGH
- the fabI gene encoding enoyl-ACP reductase FabI; this translates as MSGILAGKRILVTGVITESSIAFHAAKLAQEEGAEVILTGFGRVSLVERIAKRLPKPAPVIELDVQNQEQLDGLADKVREHLGEGVDLDGVVHSIAFGPQGAFNFLEGSWEDVSTAVHVSAYSLKALTMACLPVMPRGGSIVGLTFDAQFAWPKYDWMGVAKAALESTSRYLARDLGEQNVRCNLVSAGPIKSMAAKSIPGFEELADVWNHRAPIGWDLTDPEPAGRGVVALLSDWFPRTTGEIVHVDGGVHMMGA
- a CDS encoding FadR/GntR family transcriptional regulator, which encodes MPLTSPQRSVLADQVISQLRAQITSGEWPVGSRIPTEPELVEQLGVARNTVREAVRALAHNGLLDIRQGSGTYVLATSELAGVMHRRFAAADPRHVAELRSALETKAARLAAERRTEQELKGLDAQLDRRERAWESGDLEAFVEADATLHMAVVAASHNDVLAELYADLGAVVRDFLRADVDGAMRPELHVDHARMVDAIRERDGERAAAEASTHPFGCRQVTRG
- a CDS encoding MFS transporter — encoded protein: MVGMPAHDDLATLDSPASPSATRESGPGATGFPWRGCLLVVGILLAALNLRPAVTSLGPLLEEVRADLGMSGTVAGLLTSVPAVCFALFGLTAPRLARRWGPGAVVCAGLAAVTAGLALRPLAGGTPAFLGASALALAGIAVGNVLMPVIVKRWFPDRVGAMTGLYSMGLSLGTAAAAAATVPMTRALDVSWRAGLGMWSLLAAIALVPWLFLARDRTKDEGRTKDERPRGRSAGEPRPGTAGSAAGRTAPITRSPIAWAMAVFFGLQATAAYITMGWMPQIFRDAGVSASTAGVLLAVIMAMGVPLSFVLPPIAARLRHQGVLAVILGVFGLTGYAGLYLAPAQGAWLWALLLGVANCAFPLALTMIGMRARTSAGVVRLSAFAQSTGYLISIPGPLLVGALYQHSGGWGQPIALMAALMVPQIVAGVLAGRNRTLEDES
- a CDS encoding SGM_5486 family transporter-associated protein — its product is MPVLDENPPNGQKKLLIILGVMFGITVVIGVVATLVSP
- a CDS encoding histidine phosphatase family protein, producing the protein MSVDVPRRIVLLRHAKADWPQVADHERPLAERGRKDAPVAGRRLAEAGLTPELTLCSTAVRTRETWKLVVHELPQRPKTVYEERLYDASLGELLAVLNETSDDVTDLLVVGHNPGMHALADALAGEAEEGTRERMSRSGFPTSGFAVVTFSGSWKSVEHGVGRLTTFWAPHE
- the serB gene encoding phosphoserine phosphatase SerB, translated to MSTSQMPPATAVPGDDVPTLLVKIFGKDRPGITAGLCDTLAAYDVDIVDIEQVVTRGRIVLCVLVTAPTAGDGTEGDLRATVHSWAESMRLQAEIISGRGDNRPRGTGRSHVTVLGHPLTAESTAAIASRITGTGGNIDRIFRLAKYPVTAVEFEVSGAETEPLRTALATEAADIGVDVAVVSSGLQRRAQRLVVMDVDSTLIQDEVIELFAAHAGCEAEVAEVTARAMRGELDFEQSLHARVALLKGIDESVVDKVRAEVRLTPGARTLIRTLKRLGYQVGVVSGGFTQVTDDLKERLGLDFASANTLEVVDGKLTGRVVGEVVDRAGKARLLRRFASEAGVPLVQTVAIGDGANDLDMLNAAGLGVAFNAKPVVREAAHTAVNVPFLDTVLYLLGVTREEVEAADAHVD